GGATGCCGCGATGCGCGTGGTGTCTCGCACACCCTGACCGGAGAGCCGCAGAGCGCCCTCGTCGGCCACGGCGAGTCGCCCGGCGAGCAGACTCGCGACCACCTGCGGCACGTGCGAGGTCAGCGCGACGGAACGGTCGTGCTCCTCGGGAGTCATCTCGAGAGGCATGGCGCCGACGTCCAGCGCGAGCCCCTCGACGAGCGCGAGGTCCGTCGCCCGGGTGTCCGCGTCGCGGCAGACGACCCAGGGACGACCGATGAACAGGTCGGCGCGTGCCGAGATCGCGCCGCCGCGCTCTCGGCCGGCGAGAGGGTGCGAGCCGATGTACCGGGTGAGGTCGACGCCTCGGTCCCGCAGACTGCGGAACGGCTCCAGCTTGACGCTCGCCACATCGGTGACCACCGCGTCCGGGAAGCGGGTCAGCTCCGCTTCGATCACGTCGGCGGTGACATCCGGGGGGACGGCGACGACGACGAGCACGGGAGCGTCATCGTCGGCGGCGGCACGGCCCGCACCGTAGTCGACGGCGAGGCGGAGCTGGGCGGGCGATGTGTCGGCGAGGACGACATCGATGCCCTTCCCGCGGAGCGCATGGCCGATGCTCGAGCCGAGCAGGCCGGCGCCGACGACGCGCACGGTGCCGGAGAGCCTCGCCGCAGTTCGCGGCGCGACGGAACTCCGAGCCCCCGTGGGCACACTCGTCGTATCGGTCACTCGTTCTCCTGCTGCTCGCCTGGCGCCGCGGCGACACCGGAATCACGGCGCGACAGAGTCAAGAGCGCGCCCAGTTCGATTTTAGTCAGTTCGCGGCTCTTCCCGACCGGGAGCGTTCCCAGGTGCAGCGGACCGAACTGCCGACGCACGAGTTCGGTGACCGGATGGCCGACGGCGGCCAGCATGCGCCGCACGATGCGATTGCGCCCGGAGTGCAGCGTCAGTTCTACGAGGCTCGACCCGCGCGAGGTGTCGAGCAGGCGCGCCTTGTCGGCCGCGATGAACCCGTCGTCGAGGTCGATGCCCTTGGTGAGCCGCGAGATCGTCTGAGCCGTGACCGCGCCGTCGACCTTCGCGATGTAGACCTTGGTGACCCCGAACGAGGGGTGCGCGAGAACGTGCGCGAGCTCCCCGTCGTTGGTCAGCACGAGCAGGCCGCTGGTCTCGGCATCCAGTCGCCCGACGTTGTAGAGCCGCTCTTCGTAGTCGTCGGTGAATCGGCGCAGGTCGGGGCGGCCGCTCTCATCGCGCATGCTGCTGACCACTCCCGTGGGCTTGTTGAGGATCACGTAGCGCTTCGACACGTCGAGCTGCACGGCGGTGCCGTCGACGTCGACGAGATCGGTCTCGGGGTCGATCCGACGTCCGAGCTCGGTCACGGTCTCGCCGTTGACCTTGATCCGGCCCTCGACGATGTACTGCTCCACGACCCGTCGCGAGGCGACCCCGGCGGCAGCCAGGACCTTCTGCAGGCGGACGCCCTCGGGTGTCTCGAAGCCGCTCATCGGATGGTCCCTTCGTCGAAGCCGTCTGCACCGTCGTCGAGCAGAGGAGAAATGGGGGGCAGCTCGTCGAGCGAGTTGATGCCCAGATGCTGCAGGAGCGCATCCGTAGTGCCGTAGTTGATGGCGCCGGTCTCGGAGTCCGCGAACATCTCGGTGATGAGGCCGCGGGCGAGCAGCGTGCGCACCACGGAGTCCACGTTCACCGCGCGGATGGAGGCGACCTGGCTGCGCGTCACGGGCTGCTTGTAGGCGATCACCGCGAGCGTCTCGAGTGCCGCCTGTGAGAGGCGTGCGGGCGCCTGGCCGCCGATGAACTCGGCCACGAGGTCGTCGTGGTCGTCGCGCACGTAGAGACGCCAGCCGCCCCCGACCTCACGCAGCTCGAACCCGCGGCGCGGGCCTGCGCCTCTGCCGTCGTAGTCGTCGACGAGCGTCTCGATCGTCTGACGCACCGCCGCCACCGGCGAGCCCACGGCCGCCGCCAGCGCGATCAGCCCGATCGGCTCGTCGATGATGAGCAGGATCGCCTCGATCCGCTCCGCCAGCGGAGACTCGGTCGCGGGGGGATCCGTCACGGATCCGGTCACATCATCGGTCATAATCGGCTCCCAGGGTCGCGAGTGTCTCGTCCGACCACGAATCGGCCGCCCAGCGCAGTGTCAGTTCGCCGAGCGGCTCCAGCTGCTCGAACGAGAGCGCCGCGTGGCGGTACAGCTCCAGCACGGAGATGAAGCGAGCGACGACGATTCCCGGCTCGCTCACTCCGGCGACCAGCTCGCGGAAGCTCACCGCCTCTGCGGCGCGCAACAGGGTCACCACGATCGCCGCCTGCTCGCGGATGCTGACGAGCGGGGCGTGCAGGTGGTCGAGCCCGACATGCGGGATCTCCTTGGGCGCGAACGCCAGCAGGGCCAGCGCGGCGAAGTCGTCGACGCTCAGCGACCAGACCAGCTCCGGGGTCTTCCGACGGTGCTTCTCGTCGAGGCGCACCGCCCGCACATGCCGCCGGTCCTCGCGCTGGAGGCAGCGGGCGAACCACGCCGAGATCTCCTTGAACGCCCGGTACTGCAGCAGCCGTGCGAAGAGCAG
The sequence above is a segment of the Microbacterium sp. Root553 genome. Coding sequences within it:
- a CDS encoding prephenate dehydrogenase gives rise to the protein MTDTTSVPTGARSSVAPRTAARLSGTVRVVGAGLLGSSIGHALRGKGIDVVLADTSPAQLRLAVDYGAGRAAADDDAPVLVVVAVPPDVTADVIEAELTRFPDAVVTDVASVKLEPFRSLRDRGVDLTRYIGSHPLAGRERGGAISARADLFIGRPWVVCRDADTRATDLALVEGLALDVGAMPLEMTPEEHDRSVALTSHVPQVVASLLAGRLAVADEGALRLSGQGVRDTTRIAASAPELWVQILGANAAPVVEILDALAADLREVSEALRAPEAPGARRVVAETIRQGNDGVERLPGKHGQNQRFESLVVMIDDTAGQLGRLFGELGELGVNVEDLRLEHSPGAQFGLAEISVDPAALHGAITGLQERGWRIAGTTND
- a CDS encoding pseudouridine synthase gives rise to the protein MSGFETPEGVRLQKVLAAAGVASRRVVEQYIVEGRIKVNGETVTELGRRIDPETDLVDVDGTAVQLDVSKRYVILNKPTGVVSSMRDESGRPDLRRFTDDYEERLYNVGRLDAETSGLLVLTNDGELAHVLAHPSFGVTKVYIAKVDGAVTAQTISRLTKGIDLDDGFIAADKARLLDTSRGSSLVELTLHSGRNRIVRRMLAAVGHPVTELVRRQFGPLHLGTLPVGKSRELTKIELGALLTLSRRDSGVAAAPGEQQENE
- the scpB gene encoding SMC-Scp complex subunit ScpB; the encoded protein is MTDDVTGSVTDPPATESPLAERIEAILLIIDEPIGLIALAAAVGSPVAAVRQTIETLVDDYDGRGAGPRRGFELREVGGGWRLYVRDDHDDLVAEFIGGQAPARLSQAALETLAVIAYKQPVTRSQVASIRAVNVDSVVRTLLARGLITEMFADSETGAINYGTTDALLQHLGINSLDELPPISPLLDDGADGFDEGTIR
- a CDS encoding segregation and condensation protein A, giving the protein MALSPDESLAPDDTTGFRVSLSNFDGPFDLLLNLISKHEMDITEVSLSAVTNEFIAYLRELDDDEELDQASEFLVVAATLLDMKVAGLLPQGELVDAEAVALLEARDLLFARLLQYRAFKEISAWFARCLQREDRRHVRAVRLDEKHRRKTPELVWSLSVDDFAALALLAFAPKEIPHVGLDHLHAPLVSIREQAAIVVTLLRAAEAVSFRELVAGVSEPGIVVARFISVLELYRHAALSFEQLEPLGELTLRWAADSWSDETLATLGADYDR